The genomic segment CATCCACTGTCCGGGAGCGTATGCCAGCTGATGTAATGAAGTAACCGAATCGTGCCATTCCATATCTATAGCGCCTTTCGCCTGAAGATTAGCACCATAAAACCAATCAGAGATGAAATAATCCCGGCAATCCCCGCAATAAATAAAATCTGATTACGCTGGGTCACATCACTCTTTGTGACCCCAGGTAAGACCGCATTTGAACTATAGCGAAAGGTAGCTGGCATAAGTAAAATGCTAATCTTGTCGTAGCTGATTCCCGGAATACTGTCACGTATCAGTCCCTTGATCTGATCCTGATAGCGACTCATATTCACCTCGGGAGAATACTTTATAAGAACTGCGGCTGAAGGAGGGGTCTTCTGTCTCCCTGTATCATCAATTTTATCTGCTGCAATTGAGACACTGCTCTCAATAACACCATCCATCTCACTGAGCATATCCTCCAACTGCTGTTCTTTCAGGTAGTTCATCTTAGCTTTCTCCTGCTCAGGAGAGGTAACCAGCTGACCCGAAGGAAAAATATCCTTCATATCAAAGCGCTTTCGCTTGGGGAAACCATTCTGCCTTAAGATTTCGACGGCATTGATAAATTGTTTCTTATCGACAAGCAAGGTCACATCACCACCTTTGCCCACCTCTTTCTTTGCCGGGATCTTATTGAGCATCAACAGAGCCAACATTTGATTTGCTTCCTGCTCTGGCAGATTGTTATATAGGTTGACCTTACAGCCAGTCAAAAAGAGCAAGACTAGCAGTAGCCCCCAGCGCAGTGTCAGAAACATCATTGCATACTCACCAATTTATTAACCGATTGAGAGGCTGAGCCAGCTGTTTTCGCGACCAGCTCCACCTCAACGACCGCCTTAACAATATTGAGCTGAGAGCTGAGAATCTTCTCGGGAGAAACCTGATCAAATGAATCCATATGAAGCTTTGTAAAATTGGAGTCAATTTGCAAACTCTTGTCTCGAATCGCCTGAACCATGGACTGATCCATATCCCGGGTTTCAGGGGATTTCAGCATCTGGGTAAACTTCTCGATCTGCTGAGGCTCTGGAGTCACAGGCTCTGCCTTGATGGTATTTGTCGCTTCAGTTATCGCTTTTACAGTATTTAGGTCCATCAACATTCTCCTATCTATCAGACAACAAACGAATCAACTCGACTGCGGGCTCCTGCTCCTGATAATCATCCGGATTAATATCAACACTCTGACCTAAAAGGGCCTCAACAGCTCTTGCCTCTATCAGAGGGCTCGACTCTAACAACTTTATGGCCTGTGCATCCTTTTTCATTCCAAATAGGATGACCGCTTGGCAGATCATCAACATAGAAGAATCGAGTTCACAATCCGGTAACCGTGAATACAAGATTTCAGCCTGACGAAACAAGTTATTATTGACTGCTGCAAATGCACACTCTACCAATAACTTTGACAACTCATTATCCAAGGTTCTCATATCTTCTGTATAATTCCGCTTAGCATATCTTTAATTGTCTTGATTATTGCACTTTCATAATTCACAAATGTCGAGTACTGTTGAACACTGAACTGAGCCTGAAGCATCTTATCCGGGTTTGTTAGATCTCCCGCTGTCATTTTGCTCTGCACATTTTGCGCGGCCTGCCCAGCAAGTTTTGATAACTGATCTGTTAATTGCTGTAATTCCATTTTTCACTCCTCAGCCAATGAAAAATACTATTAACTAACATGGGCAGTCTCTCTAAGGTATGTAGGCGAATATCCATAATGTTTTTTAAAACAGTCTGAGAAGTGTGCATGATTGCTGAATCCACACTCCATCGCTATATCAGATATTCTCACCTGACTTCCAAGAAGCATCTGTCTTCCATGCTCGAGCCGCCGTTTAATCAACCAGTGTTTTGCTGAAATCCCAAATTTCTCATAAAAAATAATATTCAGCTTACGAACGGTTATCCCAAGCTCATCGGCATAGCGAGCAACAGGCCAGGGATTTAGATATGTCTCATCTAGATACTCAAAAAAGCCTTTATTTGTATCGACTAGTGAGTGAAGCAGATCTGAAAAATATTTTTTCTCCATTCCTAGACAGTATGCATAGACAAACTGGAGTAAGGTTTTGCGGTTTATCTCACCTAATCCCTGAGAAACTCTAATGAAGTCACTATCGATAGGTAACCGATATACGTTATCCTGATGCCTATGAAATGAATACACTGGCTCGACGATATCAAAGAGATCCCGGTAAACACACTGGAAGTCACCAATATAGAAAAGATAGTTTACCCAATGATCTCGGCTCTCGGCCGAGATCACAGCTGAATCATCAGTTACAACTAAGCTATTCTCACCAAAAGACATGGACTTCCCATTAACCAATAACTCAATTGGCCCTTTGCAGAAGATGAACTGGACTGTCTTCATTGGATAACTCCATGGTTGAAAAAAGTTTTTCCTTTAAACATATCTTGCATAATGAATTTTTCCTTTTCGATACTCCATACGGTCAACACCTTAGATCAATTCTCCAGCTGAGTTAGAGCTGGTGATTAACTGTGTGAACGCTTATGGTAGCGCCCCCATAAGGTGCGGATAATGACTCTACCGGCAGCGCATGCTTCAATTTGATGGTTGATCTTTTGATAGTCTTCGGGCTTACATGCCCCACGCCTTAACCCACTCAGTGCCTCAAGTTGCTCATCTATTTTGTGTATCAGCTCACTCAAGAAAATACCATCCTGATCATCTTTTAGCCTATCTTCTAACTGAGTTATGCTTGGCATACTTTACTCCTACAAATTCAGTGGGATATGAAGCAGTTGTCCATCTTTAGTTAACTCAATACCAGACTCCCCAAGCTCGGAAACCTCGTATCCGCTAGGTAGCCTTGTACCCTCTTGTACACGCATTCCATTATTCAAAATTAGATACGGACTATGATTATTCCCGCCAAAGCTAATGATCGGAGCAGGAAGTAGCCCAAGCATTGATTTACCAATAGGAATATTCTGATAGATAATCCTTAAAACATTTGGATGTTCAATAGCAAACTGATCTAATGCCTCTTTCAATACCCTTTCAGCATCATTGTCTAATGTACCTGTGATGACTATCATGGTGCCACTTCGTGAAACACTCAGTTTACCAAGAAGATTTTTGCTTCTTAGCATTTCAACTAATAATCGTAGCCCGTCATCATGCTGGCTCTTCACTTCCCATGATTTTAAGCCCCTAACTCTGGATATGGTTTGACTGACCTTCTCCCACTGTTTATCAGCGTATATTGCTCCCGAAATAATAACTGTACCGAGTTTGTTTCCAGAAAGAACAGAAACATGGGAGTATCCATTTTGCTGCAAGATAAAGGCTACATTGTTCACTATATCCTGTTGGCAAACCGCTTGGTTTCGGTAATGAATGCCTAACATTACCAACTTATCAAGTAGATCCTGATATGCAGAGCCATCCTGGCAATAACCTCGAACCGTTAATAATCCATCATTGGTCCAAAAAAGTTTCAGTGCTTTATAAGCTGGTTTTTCTGATTGCTCAGCAACCCAGGCTTTAGGATTAAACTCAGGAACTGCTGGTTTTTCTAACCCTCTCCATCCCAGGTACAGAATCCCTCCACTTAGTAGCAGGAATAAACCAAATGCATAAGGATATATTCGACTACCGATACGAGGTGTTCTTGTCACTCTTCGAGAGGGGATCTCCTCAATATTCAGTTCCTGGTCGGATCGACCAACAACGAAACACAAGCCTGCCAGATCAATCACTGATCCCGGAATAAATTCATCTGACTCTTGCTGTGGTATACCATCGAACCATAATGGCACCCCTGTCTCGGCTAGCCGAACTCCCTGTTCATTTACCTGGAGGGTAGCACTCTGATCCCCCTCCAGGGCAACGGCAATATCCGAGTCATCTGAACCAATTGATATCTCTCCTTCCGGGAGCTTTAACTCTCTTCCTCGAAGAGGGCCATTGATAATTTTTAGCTTCCATTGTGATTGCACAGGATAGCCCTCACCCTAAATAGATTGGTGAGGCTTTGATCAAAAACAGCCGGATCACACTGCGCTGAGTATGTGCGGAGCTTCTGAACAAGTAGCCGAGGACAGGAATATCTCCAAGCAGTGGGATCTTACGCTTAACCTCAGTATCTTCATCCTGGACAAAACCACCCAGTAATAAGCTCTGACCCGGCTTGAGAGTCGCCTGCGTCGCTATCTCTGAGTTTTGAACCTGGGGTAACTCACTTGTTTTCTTAGGCAACTGACGCCCGTCCTGAATATTCAAAGTGAGTAGAATTTTTTTACTTTTATTTTCATCGACCAACCGGGGAGTGACCCTAAGCAGAGAGCCAGTGGTCACCGACTCCAGGTTGGCAACCTTTTCACCAGAAACCTTGGTATAGAAAGTGATGTTACGATCCAAAATGGCCTGGACATTATTCAGGGTTACAACGGAGGGCCTGGAAAGTACTTTCGCCTTGGAGTGTTGCTCAAGAGCGCTCAGTTTTACCATAAAGCTACCGGTGTCATTGACCAGTGTAGAAAAGCCACCATCTTCAGGGCTTAGCCCCGCATTAAAGTCAACCCGACCTCCCCCCAATTTTGCGGAAGCGGACCAGTCAATGCCAAGGTTATTCAGATCACCGGCATCCACATCAATAATTTCAACTGACACCTGGATCTGGACCTGTCTTTTGTCCAGCTGGGCAATCAGATCTCTGTACAGAGGCATATTGGCCCTGCGATCTCTGACGACTACAGCATTTTGTCTGGGATCTGCAGAAAAAATGGGCAGTGCTGCCCCTGATGATACAGGCCCTCCCTTTTTGCCACTAATGGGCAGAGAATGTCCCTGTCCCATCTGTTGCAACACACTCACGACCCCCGGGACCTTAACCTCCTGAGAGCGGTAATGATAAATATTATCTGCCGCAGAAGCATACTTCAGAGGAAAGACCCGAATTGTCTCTTTACTTTGAGCCTGATCTAAAACCTTATCATCCAAGCCTACGGCGAGCTGGTATATTCTCTCCACACAGACAGGAACACCTGACACCTCTAAAGCATTGACCTGTGGAACACGATTGAGAGAACAGTAGCGTGGCGCAAGTAATCCCATTTTTGATATATAGCCTTCAATCTGACGAGAGGAGATAAATTGAGGGCTTATGACTCGACTCTCGATCTGACTACTCTTATATACGTATAGAGACTCACCATCGAAATACCATGCCAGGTGATATAGATGTGAAAACTCCTCAAGTACTTGTTCAGGCTTTTTATTCTTGATCGTTCCAACATACACATCATCAACCTGTGGGCTAACTATCATTGGCACACCATAGTTTGCACCAAACTCTTCCAATAATGAGGAGAGCTTCATCCCCCTGGTAATCATAAAAAATGGCTTACCTTGCCATTGAATAGGTGCCGCATTTGAGACTGTACTTATCAAAAACCATGACAGTGAAAAAACCAGCCACTTCATATCCAGACTCCTTAAGCCAGTTTTATAATTTCTAAAGCACCGCTACCAGAGATAACCAACTCACCGTTTAACCCTGAGGAAAGATAGTTTGTCAGGGTTAACTGAGATTCAACAGCTGAGGACAACTCAGCGTCTGTTAAAGATTCAGAGTAGCGTTGCCAAAGCATCCAGCTGTTAGCTTCATATCCAATACAGTGATCCAAAGTGAGCTCACTGGCTGCGAGCAATAGGGTTGCACGGTTAATTAACCCCGGTTCCGGGTTACCCCAGCTCAGTGAAAGCCCGATACACAGCCCGAACTCTCCCTGATAAGCTCTCCCTGGGTATCCTGAGACATCAAGCTTTGCATTGTCTTTTCGACACGAGTGAAGTACCACCAAAGAACACTGCTGAAGCTTTCTCCAGGATTTTGCCTGAGTCATCCAAACTCTCCGCTTTCACATCATGTCGCCATTGTCGAAAACTTGCCATTATCCGGCCATCAGGTGTTCACCTTAGATGGTGTGAGCTGCATAAATCTAAAAGCCGGGGCTCTTGCCAATCTGACAAAATTTGCTGACTGTGTACTGGCTCACTGGATCGTCTCAATGAACAAATTTCCAAAGCGGAGTAGATTCATCTATCTTCTTTTAGTTATATTTTTCATTATTGATCTACTGGGCGTCTTTCAGTACAAACCCAAAAGTAAAGATAACCATAGCACTGAGCAGCAAATTGTAATACCTGATGTCGCGACTCCATATATGTTTGCCTTTCAGGAACATCCTAAGGAGCATATTACGAGAATGATCATTTTGATTGTTCTTATCCTGATTCTTTTCATTCCACTTGAAAAGCATACCCAAAAACAAATCGATGAAAGACTCAAGTCTGACTTGAAAAGTAAGCGAAAAAGTGAACACATGACAACAATAAGTCATGAAATAAGAACACCGTTAAATGGCATCATTGGGGCTTTGGAGTTGCTGAGACGCTCAGATCTGAATTCATCACAAAAAGAGCTACTTGAGCTTGCTATGCAGTGTTCCGATGGACTTTTAGAGATTATTCATAATATTTTAGATTTTTCTAGAATTGAGTCGGGGCAGATGCAGTTGACCTTAAAAAAAACCGATCTTCTTTCTATTCTAGATCAGGCTATGTTAACCATATCTCATAAAGCCTCTGATAAAAATATTCAACTCAAAATGCTGGTTACAAATAATTTTCCTTTAAAAGCCAATATTGACCCTGTTCGGCTCAAGCAGGTTCTGGTAAACCTTTTAGGAAACTCGGTTAAATTCACCGATTCCGGCTATATACTCCTTTATGCCGATGCTTGCGAGCAACAATTGAAGATTGTAGTCGAGGATTCAGGACCAGGTATCCCCCAGCATCTGCATCAACAGATCTTCCAGCCCTACCATCAAGCTACCACAGATGCCGAAGGCTCAGGTTTAGGACTGGCTATCACCCAAACACTCGTCAAGTTGATGGCCGGGACTATTGAGCTCGTCAGTGACACTGGTGAAGGTGCAAGATTTACTATTACTCTCCCAACTCCGGATGAGATTGAGCAGATCTCTCTTCCTCCCATGGAAGTTAGAGCCCCGGATCAACTTCACCCTCAGCTTGCGCTATGGGGGCTACAACCGATATCTGATAATGAGAGTGATCTGCATCGCTCAGACTACCTGTATCTTTCCGGTCGCTTGTTTACATCACTCAAGGAGAAATCTTTCAAGCCACTTGATAAGCACTGTCTTTTTCAGCCTTCAAGCTTCCAGTGGCAATTAAAAATATTGGTGGTCGATGATATTCAAACCAACTGCCAAATCATGCAGAAAATGATTGAGGAGCTGGGTCATCAGGTCTTTACGGCCACCAGTGGTTCTATGGCACTGAGTCTGGCCAAAAGGCATATTTTTGATCTGGTTTTGATGGATATTCGAATGCCGGGTCTGAGCGGACTGGAAGCTGTCCGAAGATGGAGAGAAGGGCCTGATATCCTGGATTCCGAATGTTACATATCAGCAGTCACGGCTAATACCCATCCAAGTGAACAACAACAGATTAAGCAGGCCGGATTTGATGGCTATCTCACAAAGCCCCTATCTTTGTCACAATTGGAAATACAGATCAGGAATGCCACTGAGGAACAACTGGAGCGAGGAATCGAATTAGTCCCCTTTCCTGCCTTAGAGAAAACCCTTTTGGACTTAAACCATCCCGAGATCAGCGAAAGATTACAGCAAGATCTTCTGTGTCAGCTAGGCATGGCTCTTGAGTGTCTTGACAGGCAACAGAAACAGGAGCTCATGGATCACCTGCACACTATTAAAGGGTCGGCTGCACTCGGAGGCCTAAACCTTGTTTCAGAGGCTACGGAGCAACTGGAGCAACAACAACTCAAAGGGAGCCCTCTCACACAGAATGATCTACTTACTTTGAAGCGACTGATTCAGAGTGTTTAATTGTCACAGTGCTCCGTTGCTCCCTTCACGCTGCGGAGTTAGTCTGAGATATCATTGAGCATGGACTCCAAGAGTTCAAGTTCGGTTACCGAAAAGATATCGCCCACCTGAAGCTGACGCTCCAGTATCTCAATATACTCCTGGACCTCCGTATATCCACCCTGCCCTGCACATCCCTTCATCGCATGGAGCGTATGTCGACACTCATCCCAATCAGCTGACTCCAGAGCCTGGCTTAACTCCAGAAGAAGCATCAGCAACTGCTTGCGCGCGCGAGCTATCAATGCAGGCATGTTTAATAAAGGTTGCTCCAGTTTCTCATTAGGCAGCAGCTCTACACCTCGCTCCTGTTGAAAATCAATGACCTGAGCTAAAATCTGCGATAACTTGCTCATATTGACCGGCTTGGTGACATAATCAAAAAAACCCGCCTGAGCAATTCGATTTTGCTCCTCAGGCAGTGTATTAGCTGTAAGAGCAATGATTGGACACTCAGGGTCCAACACCTGGCTATCCTCGTTTGTCCATTTGAGAAATGCCTCCACACCGTCCATACCTTCCATTCGAATATCCATCAAAACCAGATCAAAGATATGTTTATTTCCGGCTTCCAGTGCGGCCTCACCACTGGAAGCAATCACAACTTGATTGCCAAATGATTCCAACATCTGGCCGATAATCTCACGGTTACTCTCAACATCATCAACCAATAATATTTTTAATGACCAGGGCTGAAGAGGTATTCCATGAAAATCATCCTCCTTTTCGATATCACCCTGCAGGAGTTGTTGTAGCCGCTTCCATAAGACACCTGGTAGATAACGATACTCGGGAGCAGCAAGAGGAGAGTCCTCAAGATTGCTCTGTTCACATTCAAAACCCCAGATGCAAAGCTGTTTATGTAGAAAGTGAGGCGCATTAATTTTTCCGGAAAACAGTGTTGGATACTGCGCCTGTGAAACTGGAAGTTTAAGGGTAAAGGTAGATCCAACTCCCAGTTTACTTTGAGCCTCAATCTCTCCTTTCATCAAATGAGCAAGAGTGCGGGATATGGGTAGCCCAAGCCCGGTACCGACTCGGTCGGAATGCTCGCGTACAAAAGGCTCAAAAATATGAGACAGAGATTCACTCGTGATACCAATTCCCGTATCTTGAAGACTGAATCTTAGCCACTCCTGCTCAAAAGAGACCCTAAGGAATATTCGTCCCTCATCGGTGAACTTAAGCGCATTTGCTAATAGATTAACCAGTATCTGGCGAACTCTTAATGAGTCCAGCATCAGGCTA from the Dongshaea marina genome contains:
- the sctD gene encoding type III secretion system inner membrane ring subunit SctD; translation: MQSQWKLKIINGPLRGRELKLPEGEISIGSDDSDIAVALEGDQSATLQVNEQGVRLAETGVPLWFDGIPQQESDEFIPGSVIDLAGLCFVVGRSDQELNIEEIPSRRVTRTPRIGSRIYPYAFGLFLLLSGGILYLGWRGLEKPAVPEFNPKAWVAEQSEKPAYKALKLFWTNDGLLTVRGYCQDGSAYQDLLDKLVMLGIHYRNQAVCQQDIVNNVAFILQQNGYSHVSVLSGNKLGTVIISGAIYADKQWEKVSQTISRVRGLKSWEVKSQHDDGLRLLVEMLRSKNLLGKLSVSRSGTMIVITGTLDNDAERVLKEALDQFAIEHPNVLRIIYQNIPIGKSMLGLLPAPIISFGGNNHSPYLILNNGMRVQEGTRLPSGYEVSELGESGIELTKDGQLLHIPLNL
- a CDS encoding helix-turn-helix transcriptional regulator; this encodes MKTVQFIFCKGPIELLVNGKSMSFGENSLVVTDDSAVISAESRDHWVNYLFYIGDFQCVYRDLFDIVEPVYSFHRHQDNVYRLPIDSDFIRVSQGLGEINRKTLLQFVYAYCLGMEKKYFSDLLHSLVDTNKGFFEYLDETYLNPWPVARYADELGITVRKLNIIFYEKFGISAKHWLIKRRLEHGRQMLLGSQVRISDIAMECGFSNHAHFSDCFKKHYGYSPTYLRETAHVS
- a CDS encoding EscC/YscC/HrcC family type III secretion system outer membrane ring protein, whose product is MKWLVFSLSWFLISTVSNAAPIQWQGKPFFMITRGMKLSSLLEEFGANYGVPMIVSPQVDDVYVGTIKNKKPEQVLEEFSHLYHLAWYFDGESLYVYKSSQIESRVISPQFISSRQIEGYISKMGLLAPRYCSLNRVPQVNALEVSGVPVCVERIYQLAVGLDDKVLDQAQSKETIRVFPLKYASAADNIYHYRSQEVKVPGVVSVLQQMGQGHSLPISGKKGGPVSSGAALPIFSADPRQNAVVVRDRRANMPLYRDLIAQLDKRQVQIQVSVEIIDVDAGDLNNLGIDWSASAKLGGGRVDFNAGLSPEDGGFSTLVNDTGSFMVKLSALEQHSKAKVLSRPSVVTLNNVQAILDRNITFYTKVSGEKVANLESVTTGSLLRVTPRLVDENKSKKILLTLNIQDGRQLPKKTSELPQVQNSEIATQATLKPGQSLLLGGFVQDEDTEVKRKIPLLGDIPVLGYLFRSSAHTQRSVIRLFLIKASPIYLG
- a CDS encoding ATP-binding protein; the encoded protein is MKYHQRTLLKLSPGFCLSHPNSPLSHHVAIVENLPLSGHQVFTLDGVSCINLKAGALANLTKFADCVLAHWIVSMNKFPKRSRFIYLLLVIFFIIDLLGVFQYKPKSKDNHSTEQQIVIPDVATPYMFAFQEHPKEHITRMIILIVLILILFIPLEKHTQKQIDERLKSDLKSKRKSEHMTTISHEIRTPLNGIIGALELLRRSDLNSSQKELLELAMQCSDGLLEIIHNILDFSRIESGQMQLTLKKTDLLSILDQAMLTISHKASDKNIQLKMLVTNNFPLKANIDPVRLKQVLVNLLGNSVKFTDSGYILLYADACEQQLKIVVEDSGPGIPQHLHQQIFQPYHQATTDAEGSGLGLAITQTLVKLMAGTIELVSDTGEGARFTITLPTPDEIEQISLPPMEVRAPDQLHPQLALWGLQPISDNESDLHRSDYLYLSGRLFTSLKEKSFKPLDKHCLFQPSSFQWQLKILVVDDIQTNCQIMQKMIEELGHQVFTATSGSMALSLAKRHIFDLVLMDIRMPGLSGLEAVRRWREGPDILDSECYISAVTANTHPSEQQQIKQAGFDGYLTKPLSLSQLEIQIRNATEEQLERGIELVPFPALEKTLLDLNHPEISERLQQDLLCQLGMALECLDRQQKQELMDHLHTIKGSAALGGLNLVSEATEQLEQQQLKGSPLTQNDLLTLKRLIQSV
- the sctJ gene encoding type III secretion system inner membrane ring lipoprotein SctJ, producing the protein MMFLTLRWGLLLVLLFLTGCKVNLYNNLPEQEANQMLALLMLNKIPAKKEVGKGGDVTLLVDKKQFINAVEILRQNGFPKRKRFDMKDIFPSGQLVTSPEQEKAKMNYLKEQQLEDMLSEMDGVIESSVSIAADKIDDTGRQKTPPSAAVLIKYSPEVNMSRYQDQIKGLIRDSIPGISYDKISILLMPATFRYSSNAVLPGVTKSDVTQRNQILFIAGIAGIISSLIGFMVLIFRRKAL
- the sctF gene encoding type III secretion system needle filament subunit SctF, whose product is MELQQLTDQLSKLAGQAAQNVQSKMTAGDLTNPDKMLQAQFSVQQYSTFVNYESAIIKTIKDMLSGIIQKI
- the sctI gene encoding type III secretion system inner rod subunit SctI; its protein translation is MDLNTVKAITEATNTIKAEPVTPEPQQIEKFTQMLKSPETRDMDQSMVQAIRDKSLQIDSNFTKLHMDSFDQVSPEKILSSQLNIVKAVVEVELVAKTAGSASQSVNKLVSMQ
- a CDS encoding DUF1039 domain-containing protein; this encodes MSKLLVECAFAAVNNNLFRQAEILYSRLPDCELDSSMLMICQAVILFGMKKDAQAIKLLESSPLIEARAVEALLGQSVDINPDDYQEQEPAVELIRLLSDR
- a CDS encoding EscE/YscE/SsaE family type III secretion system needle protein co-chaperone, which translates into the protein MPSITQLEDRLKDDQDGIFLSELIHKIDEQLEALSGLRRGACKPEDYQKINHQIEACAAGRVIIRTLWGRYHKRSHS